Proteins co-encoded in one Nitrospiraceae bacterium genomic window:
- a CDS encoding DUF192 domain-containing protein has translation MRIRFSILGVIVTLMLASLSPAEEPETLIAVKTPKGATISAELADTPMKRAKGLMFREHLADDRGMLFTFGDAQPHTFWMKNTKIPLDIIWMDDRKKIVHIEHNVPICTYQDDSCPQYRPNIGALYVLELGSGRAEALELQRGMRLDFKVP, from the coding sequence ATGCGTATCAGATTCTCGATCCTTGGCGTGATAGTGACGCTAATGTTGGCCTCCTTGAGCCCCGCGGAAGAGCCGGAAACACTCATTGCCGTGAAAACGCCCAAAGGCGCGACGATATCGGCTGAGTTGGCTGACACGCCCATGAAACGGGCGAAAGGTCTGATGTTTCGAGAACACCTGGCGGATGATCGAGGGATGTTGTTCACCTTCGGAGACGCGCAGCCCCACACCTTCTGGATGAAGAACACGAAAATCCCGCTGGATATTATCTGGATGGACGACAGGAAGAAGATCGTCCATATCGAGCACAACGTCCCGATTTGTACCTACCAAGACGACAGCTGCCCCCAATACCGGCCGAATATCGGCGCGCTGTATGTCCTGGAACTCGGCAGCGGGCGGGCGGAGGCGCTTGAATTGCAGCGCGGCATGCGCCTTGATTTCAAAGTGCCCTAA
- a CDS encoding NAD(P)H-dependent oxidoreductase — translation MNKWISCILLCIGWLMGAADPGLADSPEPVLHVLVAYHSLSGQTEKMAEAVAHGARGVARTEVILKRVRQVTAEDLFGADAIVLGSPVYWSNMAGEVKAFIDDWQFKFGVFPEFKLKNRVGAAFATGGQISSGKELTMLSILAAMLGNYMIVVSGGGAFGASATTEGDSPGIDEKELAAARELGQRVAEVAWAVKKGFGR, via the coding sequence ATGAACAAGTGGATCTCGTGCATCCTGCTGTGCATCGGCTGGTTGATGGGAGCGGCAGATCCTGGATTGGCCGATTCGCCGGAACCGGTCCTCCATGTTCTGGTAGCTTACCATTCTCTTTCCGGTCAGACGGAAAAGATGGCGGAGGCCGTTGCTCATGGAGCTCGCGGAGTCGCTCGGACCGAAGTCATTCTGAAACGTGTGCGGCAGGTGACGGCCGAAGATCTATTCGGGGCAGATGCCATCGTCCTGGGGTCGCCGGTGTATTGGTCCAATATGGCAGGGGAGGTGAAAGCGTTCATCGACGATTGGCAATTCAAGTTCGGCGTGTTTCCCGAATTCAAGCTGAAGAATCGGGTCGGCGCGGCATTCGCTACCGGTGGACAGATCTCGAGCGGCAAGGAATTGACGATGCTCTCGATTCTCGCGGCGATGCTCGGCAACTATATGATCGTGGTGAGCGGGGGCGGTGCATTTGGGGCATCTGCTACGACGGAAGGGGACAGCCCTGGCATTGATGAGAAAGAATTGGCTGCGGCCCGTGA
- a CDS encoding mechanosensitive ion channel, with protein MSLGMVVGGGIGLVAAVLLPLLGVAYLSYRRGRNIPILVLLAGPLALLLGGVAIFIHSEAGPDLSPLARSAVNVAAAMGAAFFLFTILDFLIIGEFLIERGNRYIPDVVRQILIGVEVVAAGVLFLWLIMGINLVALVALPTVAAAVVGVALKDTLARFFAGIELGKVVKVGDWISTMEKEGLVTHIGMEHVTLKTREQDTISLPNDSVISAGVTNYNRPTTTHLCSVYVDAAYRTPPEIVCETLVEAASAAPGVLAEPKPYSMVTNFGESAIQYRVKFPISDYARYPVIESQVRTYIWHAFARRGIEIPFPQRVLHQTSEAPSDPLDKTIHRIVGRLTVIDFLAALDEKQLETLAREARLESYLPGERVVRQGDPGQDLFVIVSGKADVRLEQGGLSSVVTTLGAGQFFGEMSLLTGEPRSATVVAAETLQVIAVGKDALLQVVQQDRRLVEQIGEVVARRHAATAAAKAQLSKEAAALAASSQAKSLVERIQNFLWGPKSH; from the coding sequence ATGAGTCTTGGCATGGTGGTCGGCGGAGGGATCGGGTTGGTCGCCGCTGTCCTCTTGCCTCTCCTCGGTGTCGCCTACCTCTCCTATCGCCGTGGGCGAAACATTCCCATTCTCGTGCTGCTGGCAGGCCCGCTGGCGTTGCTGCTGGGCGGGGTCGCCATCTTCATCCACAGCGAGGCAGGTCCCGATCTCTCTCCGTTGGCTCGCTCGGCCGTCAATGTTGCGGCAGCGATGGGCGCGGCGTTTTTCCTCTTTACTATCCTCGATTTCCTGATCATCGGCGAATTCCTGATCGAGCGTGGAAACCGGTATATCCCCGACGTCGTCCGCCAAATTCTGATCGGCGTGGAGGTGGTCGCTGCGGGGGTGTTGTTCCTCTGGCTCATCATGGGCATCAACCTTGTTGCCTTGGTCGCGTTGCCCACCGTGGCGGCGGCTGTGGTTGGTGTGGCGTTGAAGGATACGTTGGCGCGATTCTTCGCCGGGATTGAACTTGGCAAGGTGGTCAAGGTCGGCGATTGGATCTCGACCATGGAGAAGGAAGGGCTGGTCACGCATATCGGTATGGAGCATGTCACGCTGAAGACGCGCGAGCAGGATACGATCTCGCTCCCGAACGACAGCGTGATTAGTGCCGGGGTGACGAACTATAACCGACCTACGACGACGCATCTCTGCTCAGTCTATGTCGATGCGGCCTATCGGACTCCCCCGGAAATCGTCTGCGAGACGCTGGTCGAGGCCGCGTCCGCAGCCCCGGGTGTGCTGGCCGAACCCAAGCCTTATTCAATGGTCACGAACTTCGGCGAATCGGCTATTCAATATCGCGTCAAGTTTCCAATCTCCGATTACGCCCGCTATCCGGTCATCGAAAGCCAAGTGCGGACCTACATCTGGCATGCCTTTGCCAGACGAGGGATCGAGATTCCATTCCCGCAGCGCGTGTTGCATCAAACGTCGGAGGCGCCGAGCGATCCACTCGACAAGACCATCCACCGTATCGTCGGCCGCCTGACGGTAATCGATTTCTTAGCTGCGCTGGATGAAAAGCAACTGGAAACTTTGGCCCGTGAGGCTCGGCTGGAAAGCTATCTGCCGGGTGAGCGGGTGGTGCGACAGGGCGACCCCGGACAAGACCTGTTTGTCATCGTATCCGGCAAGGCTGATGTGCGGCTGGAGCAGGGCGGGTTGAGTTCAGTGGTGACGACGCTGGGAGCCGGGCAGTTTTTTGGAGAAATGTCGCTCCTGACCGGTGAACCCCGGTCTGCGACGGTGGTAGCTGCTGAGACTCTGCAGGTGATTGCGGTCGGCAAGGATGCCCTTCTTCAGGTGGTGCAACAGGATCGACGACTGGTTGAGCAAATTGGCGAGGTCGTGGCCCGTCGGCATGCCGCCACGGCTGCAGCGAAGGCACAGCTATCCAAGGAGGCCGCGGCGTTGGCCGCCTCCTCGCAAGCAAAGTCATTGGTTGAACGGATTCAGAATTTTCTCTGGGGACCGAAGAGCCATTAG